One genomic segment of Ricinus communis isolate WT05 ecotype wild-type chromosome 5, ASM1957865v1, whole genome shotgun sequence includes these proteins:
- the LOC8280568 gene encoding ankyrin repeat domain-containing protein EMB506, chloroplastic-like isoform X2: MRTRIRRKTHTLHLLLLRQFVTPHQTIMRIYLKVVSEAYTSIIQAKWKPLQTLALSGQIRFMDKLLADGLNIDSGDKDGLTALQLAIVGKEEAAISHLLRKGANPHVKGDGASSLHYAVQIGALQTVKLLIKYNVEDNVI; encoded by the exons ATGAGGACGAGGATTCGGAGGAAGACACATACGTtgcatctactattactacgaCAGTTCGTAACTCCACATCAAACAATTATGAGGATCTATCTAAAG GTAGTCTCTGAGGCTTATACCTCCATTATTCAGGCGAAATGGAAGCCACTCCAGACGCTTGCATTATCAGGACAGATACGATTTATGGATAAGTTGCTAGCAGATGGACTTAATATCGACAGTGGGGATAAG GATGGTCTCACAGCTCTGCAATTGGCAATTGTTGGTAAAGAGGAGGCTGCCATTAGTCATCTTTTAAGAAAAGGTGCAAACCCTCATGTCAAAG GAGATGGTGCTAGCTCTCTCCATTATGCAGTTCAAATTGGTGCCCTGCAGACTGTGAAGCTATTAATCAAATACAATGTTGAAGATAAT
- the LOC8280568 gene encoding ankyrin repeat domain-containing protein EMB506, chloroplastic-like isoform X3 produces MIFMVVSEAYTSIIQAKWKPLQTLALSGQIRFMDKLLADGLNIDSGDKDGLTALQLAIVGKEEAAISHLLRKGANPHVKGDGASSLHYAVQIGALQTVKLLIKYNVEDNSQVI; encoded by the exons atgatatttatg GTAGTCTCTGAGGCTTATACCTCCATTATTCAGGCGAAATGGAAGCCACTCCAGACGCTTGCATTATCAGGACAGATACGATTTATGGATAAGTTGCTAGCAGATGGACTTAATATCGACAGTGGGGATAAG GATGGTCTCACAGCTCTGCAATTGGCAATTGTTGGTAAAGAGGAGGCTGCCATTAGTCATCTTTTAAGAAAAGGTGCAAACCCTCATGTCAAAG GAGATGGTGCTAGCTCTCTCCATTATGCAGTTCAAATTGGTGCCCTGCAGACTGTGAAGCTATTAATCAAATACAATGTTGAAGATAAT
- the LOC8280568 gene encoding ankyrin repeat domain-containing protein EMB506, chloroplastic-like isoform X1 yields MRTRIRRKTHTLHLLLLRQFVTPHQTIMRIYLKVVSEAYTSIIQAKWKPLQTLALSGQIRFMDKLLADGLNIDSGDKDGLTALQLAIVGKEEAAISHLLRKGANPHVKGDGASSLHYAVQIGALQTVKLLIKYNVEDNSQVI; encoded by the exons ATGAGGACGAGGATTCGGAGGAAGACACATACGTtgcatctactattactacgaCAGTTCGTAACTCCACATCAAACAATTATGAGGATCTATCTAAAG GTAGTCTCTGAGGCTTATACCTCCATTATTCAGGCGAAATGGAAGCCACTCCAGACGCTTGCATTATCAGGACAGATACGATTTATGGATAAGTTGCTAGCAGATGGACTTAATATCGACAGTGGGGATAAG GATGGTCTCACAGCTCTGCAATTGGCAATTGTTGGTAAAGAGGAGGCTGCCATTAGTCATCTTTTAAGAAAAGGTGCAAACCCTCATGTCAAAG GAGATGGTGCTAGCTCTCTCCATTATGCAGTTCAAATTGGTGCCCTGCAGACTGTGAAGCTATTAATCAAATACAATGTTGAAGATAAT